From Mangifera indica cultivar Alphonso unplaced genomic scaffold, CATAS_Mindica_2.1 Un_0001, whole genome shotgun sequence, the proteins below share one genomic window:
- the LOC123205060 gene encoding uncharacterized protein LOC123205060, with product MITGLRFSKELDMIDYITTDSLNFKNKYFRSDKSVTYKDLSKSFMSKVWGNNDEDAVKMAALYLIHYGLLGADNRKVVSELILQLVDDWDSFNKYPWGTMVWTLTAESMSRAIEKRYEEVMNDHRAYDPKIPVQCYALMGFTVAFQLWIYETLNNLGGFVACKSTDRIPRMLRWKTLERPGWDLVNCLFETSQDVVTPVLIPSIEEKQSDWFKEVMDYMGYTEESDDDRMLIQSSDAIQSSHPTRQSISVHSPARSEWTPPPVTRSEHQSTHRTSMSPRQTTRRSLGVTHAASTSSTGYVRIEEMLRGFMETVEERFRHFEERQTSIETKVSDMQRMFYATPGDEDESAEVIFEVAQDDDVCPPDYNEVATECRPTETPLQPRSNTRRTLRGRIIKKGRALLSPFTDPMRPRRPREGNQQININFDQWFDNADNNDTALTYLHGPCKKLDWWDHICTENNWLTDEHMDNYLVMLRHSYPTDNWTCVDTFWDGWLPRILQDREVADVDDFQWPRLLLDPIEGSCPQLIQQERDMRYVAWAKVDKVYIPINYDCQHWACGEIDLKAWTFTVYDSSTSFISSTDKFINMMARYQHLPAIINATRYWEVRGDNPNLEPFTLMRCTDVPQQGKASGDCGVFTLLMIEYLATGRKFDYTSSDSITLRRMIAAKIFAHGCTC from the exons ATGATTACTGGATTAAGGTTTAGTAAAGAATTAGATATGATTGATTACATAACTACAgattcattgaattttaaaaataaatactttcGAAGTGATAAATCGGTGACTTATAAGGATTTAAGTAAAAGTTTCATGTCTAAGGTGTGGGGAAACAATGATGAAGATGCTGTCAAGATGGCTGCATTATATCTGATACATTATGGATTATTAGGAGCAGATAATCGAAAAGTAGTATCAGAACTTATATTACAGTTAGTAGATGATTGGGATAGTTTCAATAAATATCCGTGGGGGACTATGGTTTGGACGTTGACTGCAGAATCAATGAGCCGAGCAATAGAGAAACGATATGAAGAAGTTATGAATGATCATCGGGCATACGATCCAAAAATTCCAGTGCAATGTTATGCATTAATGGGATTTACAGTTGCATTTCAG CtatggatatatgaaactctCAATAACTTAGGGGGTTTCGTAGCTTGCAAATCTACAGATAGAATTCCTCGTATGTTGAGATGGAAGACACTTGAGAGACCAGGGTGGGATCTTGTTAACTGCCTATTCGAAACTTCTCag gatGTTGTCACTCCTGTCTTGATTCCATCTATTGAGGAAAAGCAATCTGATTGGTTCAAAGAAGTTATGGATTATATGGGGTACACAGAAGAATCTGATGATGATCGTATGCTTATTCAATCTAGTGATGCAATCCAATCTTCTCACCCTACACGTCAAAGTATATCTGTACATAGTCCAGCAAGGTCTGAATGGACTCCACCACCAGTTACTAGGTCAGAGCATCAATCCACACATCGAACATCAATGTCTCCTCGGCAAACTACAAGGAGATCCCTTGGTGTTACACATGCTGCATCCACATCTTCTACTGGATATGTTCGTATTGAGGAAATGTTACGTGGATTCATGGAAACAGTGGAAGAACGTTTTAGACACTTTGAAGAGCGACAAACATCAATTGAAACAAAAGTTTCTGATATGCAACGTATGTTTTATGCCACCCCCGGAGATGAG GATGAGTCAGCTGAGGTCATTTTTGAGGTAGCACAGGATGATGATGTTTGTCCACCTGATTATAATGAGGTAGCTACTGAGTGTAGACCTACGGAAACACCACTTCAACCTCGGTCGAATACCCGAAGGACATTACGTGGAAGAATTATCAAGAAGGGGCGGGCACTACTCAGCCCTTTTACTGATCCTATGAGACCACGCCGGCCACGAGAAGGGaaccaacaaataaatattaattttgaccAATGGTTTGATAATGCTGACAATAACGACACTGCTTTGACTTATTTGCATGGGCCTTGTAAGAAGCTTGACTGGTGGGACCACATTTGCACTGAAAACAATTGGTTAACGGATGAG CATATGGATAATTACTTAGTGATGTTACGTCATTCATATCCCACTGACAATTGGACATGTGTTGACACGTTTTGGGATGGTTGGTTACCACGTATTTTACAAGATCGAGAAGTGGCTGATGTTGACGACTTTCAATGGCCTCGACTATTATTAGATCCTATCGAAGGGAGCTGTCCACAGCTTATACAACAGGAAAGGGATATGAGATACGTTGCATGGGCGAAAGTTGATAAa GTGTACATTCCTATCAATTATGATTGTCAACATTGGGCATGTGGGGAAATTGATCTCAAAGCGTGGACTTTTACCGTATACGACTCTTCAACTAGCTTCATATCTTCTACGGATAAGTTCATTAATATGATGGCACGATATCAACATCTTCCGGCTATCATTAATGCCACTAGATACTGGGAGGTTAGGGGTGATAACCCTAACTTGGAGCCATTCACGTTGATGCGATGTACTGATGTTCCACAACAAGGCAAAGCCTCTGGTGATTGTGGCGTATTCACACTTTTGATGATAGAGTATTTAGCCACCGGTCGGAAATTTGACTATACATCCTCTGATAGTATTACTTTGCGTAGGATGATCGCGGCTAAGATTTTTGCTCATGGATGCACTTGTTGA